CCTGTTCGTCCTGGTGTCGATCCTGTCGCCGTGGCTCGCGCCGCACGACCCGTCCGACCCGATGCTCATCGACCAGGTCGTCAAGGCGCGCAACGAGATCCCGCCGCCCCAGGACGGCCACCCGCTCGGCGGCGACCTCCAGGGCCGCGACTTCCTGTCGCGCATGCTCGTCGGCTCGCAGCAGACGCTGATCGTGGGCGTGCTGGCCACGCTCATCGGCCTGGCGGGCGGGCTCACGCTCGGCACGCTGGCCGGCGCGTTCGGCGGCTGGGTCGACTCGGTCGTCATGCGCGTCGTGGACGTCATGCTGTCGCTGCCCAGCCTGCTGCTGGCGTTCAGCATCAGCGCGCTGTTCGCGAGGCCCAACCAGTACACCGTGATCGTCGCGGTGGCGGTGGTGCAGATCCCGGTGTTCGCGCGGCTGCTGCGCGGCTCGATGCTGGCGCAGCGGTCCAGCGACCACGTGCTGGCCGCGACCGCGCTGGGCGTGAAGCCGGGGGCCATCGTGTTCCGGCACATGCTGCCCAACTCGCTCGGACCGGTGATCGTGCAGTCCACGCTGGTGCTGGCCACGGCCATCATCGACGCGGCGGCGCTGTCGTTCCTCGGCCTGGGCAACCCCGACGACCGCATCCCGGAGTGGGGGCAGATGCTCGGCGACGTGCAGAACGTCTTCGACACCCACCCGCAGTTGGCGTTCTGGCCGGCGGGCTGCATCATCGTCGTCGCGCTGGGCTTCACCCTGATGGGCGAGACCCTCCGCGAAGCCCTCGACCCCAAGAGCAGGCGGTGAGTCGTGCCACTACTGGAAGTCCGTGACCTCACCGTGGTTTTCGAGCGCAAGGGGGAAGAGCCCTTCACCGCCGTCGACCACGTGAGCTTCGACGTGGAGCCGGGCCAGACCGTGGGCCTGGTCGGCGAGTCGGGGTGCGGCAAGTCCGTCACGTCGCTCGCGATCATGGGCCTGCTGCCCAAGCGCGGCGCCCGGGTCACCGGCACGGTGAGCTACGAGGGCGAGAACCTGCTGGCGCTGTCCGACAAGCAGATGCGCGACCGGCGCGGTCGCGACCTCGGCATGGTGTTCCAGGACCCGCTGTCCTCGCTGAACCCGGTGATCCCGATCGGGTTGCAGGTCACCGAGGTGCTGGAGCGGCACCGCGACATGCCGCGCAAGAAGGCCATGGTCGAGGCGGCCGAGCTGCTGGACAAGGTCGGCATCCCCGACCCGAAGCGGCGGCTCACCGAGTACCCGCACCAGCTGTCCGGCGGCATGCGCCAGCGCGCGCTGATCGCCATCGCGCTGGCCTGCCGCCCGCGCCTGCTCATCGCCGACGAGCCGACCACCGCGCTCGACGTGACGATCCAGGCGCAGATCCTCGCCCTGCTCAAGGAGCTGGTGCGGGACATGGGCACGGCGCTGGTCATGATCACGCACGACCTGGGCGTGGTCGCGGGCCTGTGCGACGAGGTCAACGTGCTCTACGGCGGCCGGGTGGTGGAGAAGGCGCACCGGCACGAGCTGTTCGCGCAGCCGCGCCACCCGTACACGCACGGCCTGCTGGCCTCGATCCCGCGGCTCGACGCGCCGCGCGGGGA
This region of Saccharothrix longispora genomic DNA includes:
- a CDS encoding ABC transporter permease, which gives rise to MVTPTRKKDRIDKLAEAGSDAGVSLAASAWRTLRRSPVFLTGAGIITLFVLVSILSPWLAPHDPSDPMLIDQVVKARNEIPPPQDGHPLGGDLQGRDFLSRMLVGSQQTLIVGVLATLIGLAGGLTLGTLAGAFGGWVDSVVMRVVDVMLSLPSLLLAFSISALFARPNQYTVIVAVAVVQIPVFARLLRGSMLAQRSSDHVLAATALGVKPGAIVFRHMLPNSLGPVIVQSTLVLATAIIDAAALSFLGLGNPDDRIPEWGQMLGDVQNVFDTHPQLAFWPAGCIIVVALGFTLMGETLREALDPKSRR
- a CDS encoding ABC transporter ATP-binding protein, with the translated sequence MPLLEVRDLTVVFERKGEEPFTAVDHVSFDVEPGQTVGLVGESGCGKSVTSLAIMGLLPKRGARVTGTVSYEGENLLALSDKQMRDRRGRDLGMVFQDPLSSLNPVIPIGLQVTEVLERHRDMPRKKAMVEAAELLDKVGIPDPKRRLTEYPHQLSGGMRQRALIAIALACRPRLLIADEPTTALDVTIQAQILALLKELVRDMGTALVMITHDLGVVAGLCDEVNVLYGGRVVEKAHRHELFAQPRHPYTHGLLASIPRLDAPRGEKLNPIRGSVADNIPWTQGCAFAPRCPNRLDVCVQVTPEQEDIGAGRLLRCHNPVTPAQAEEVSA